In a genomic window of Rhodovulum sp. P5:
- a CDS encoding DUF2256 domain-containing protein → MRRKGDLPSKVCGACGRPFAWRKKWAKNWESVRYCSDRCRRGHVRAGDCSQGEKGPIS, encoded by the coding sequence ATGCGGCGGAAGGGCGATTTGCCGTCGAAAGTCTGTGGCGCCTGCGGCCGGCCTTTCGCGTGGCGGAAGAAATGGGCAAAGAACTGGGAGTCGGTGCGCTATTGCTCCGACCGCTGCCGCAGAGGGCATGTGCGCGCCGGTGACTGTTCCCAAGGCGAAAAAGGGCCTATATCCTGA